One genomic segment of Brassica napus cultivar Da-Ae chromosome A3, Da-Ae, whole genome shotgun sequence includes these proteins:
- the LOC111214358 gene encoding ankyrin repeat domain-containing protein 2A, giving the protein MASSPDKNLSPSDEKTGSTESPKPESAASGSSPSSANNPPALNFNAFDFSNMAGILNDPSIRELAEQIAKDPAFNQLAEQLQRSIPDAAQGGAGGGFPNIDPQQYVSTMQQVMHNPEFQTMAERLGKALVQDPQMSPFLEAFSNPETAEHFTERMARMKEDPELKPILDEIDAGGPSAMMKYWNDKDVLKKLGEAMGMPVAGLPGQTASAEPEVAAEEGEEEEEEESIVHQTASLGDVEGLKNALESGGNKDEEDSEGRTALHFACGYGELKCAQVLIDAGASVNAVDKNKNTPLHYAAGYGRKECVSLLLENGAAVTLQNQDEKTPIDVAKLNNQAEVVKLLEKDAFL; this is encoded by the exons ATGGCTTCCAGTCCAGACAAGAATCTGTCTCCTTCAG ATGAGAAAACCGGTTCGACCGAGAGTCCTAAACCGGAATCAGCAGCCTCTGGGAGTTCACCTTCATCAGCTAACAACCCTCCTGCCCTCAATTTCAATGCTTTTGATTTCTCTAACATGGCTGGTATCCTCAAC GATCCAAGCATTAGAGAATTGGCTGAGCAGATTGCTAAAGATCCCGCCTTTAACCAATTAGCTGAGCAGCTTCAGAGATCTATTCCAGACGCAGCTCAAGGAGGAGCAGGAGGAGGCTTCCCTAACATTGATCCGCAACAGTATGTTAGCACGATGCAGCAGGTTATGCATAACCCTGAGTTTCAGACTATGGCTGAGCGTCTTGGTAAAGCCTTAGTTCAG GATCCACAAATGTCTCCGTTTTTGGAAGCGTTCTCGAACCCTGAAACGGCAGAGCATTTTACTGAGCGTATGGCGAGGATGAAGGAGGATCCGGAGTTGAAACCTATACTTGATGAGATTGATGCTGGTGGTCCTTCTGCTATGATGAA GTACTGGAATGATAAAGATGTGTTGAAGAAGCTTGGTGAAGCAATGGGTATGCCTGTTGCTGGCTTGCCTGGCCAGACTGCTTCAGCTGAACCTGAGGTAGCAGCGGAAGAaggtgaggaagaagaagaagaagagtctaTTGTTCATCAAACTGCCAGTCTTGGTGATGTTGAG GGTTTGAAAAATGCTTTGGAATCTGGTGGTaacaaagatgaagaagattctGAAGGGAGGACAGCATTGCATTTTGCGTGTGGATACGGCGAG TTGAAATGTGCTCAAGTTCTTATCGACGCTGGGGCAAGTGTAAACGCTGTTGACAAAAACAAGAACACACCGCTTCATTACGCTGCTGGTTACGGGAGAAAAGAGTGTGTTAGCCTTCTCCTAGAGAACGGCGCTGCAGT GACTCTACAAAACCAAGACGAGAAGACACCCATTGATGTGGCCAAGCTCAACAACCAAGCCGAGGTGGTGAAGCTGCTCGAGAAGGACGCTTTCCTTTGA
- the LOC106348133 gene encoding CMP-sialic acid transporter 4: protein MEYRKIKDEDDDHDVASDLESLKGKPHTVASSNIALVGPGSNERTNWKRKGVVTCALTILTSSQAILIVWSKRAGKYEYSVTTANFLVETLKCALSLLALTRIWKNEGVTDDNRLSTTYDEVKVFPIPAALYLFKNLLQYYIFAYVDAPGYQILKNLNIISTGVLYRIILKKKLSEIQWAGFILLCCGCTTAQLNSNSDRVLQTSLPGWIMAIVMALLSGFAGVYTEAIIKKRPSRNINVQNFWLYVFGMAFNAVAIVIQDFDAVANKGFFHGYSFITVLMILNHALSGIAVSMVMKYADNIVKVYSTSVAMLLTAVVSVFLFNFHLSLAFFLGSTVVSVSVYLHSAGKLR from the exons ATGGAGTACCGGAAAATCAAAGACGAGGATGATGATCACGACGTGGCTTCGGATCTCGAGAGTTTGAAGGGCAAACCTCACACcg TTGCTTCGAGTAACATTGCTCTGGTTGGTCCTGGATCGAACGAAAGAACCAACTGGAAACGAAA GGGTGTAGTAACATGTGCACTGACGATCCTCACGAGCTCCCAAGCTATACTCATCGTTTGGTCTAAACGAGCTGGCAAGTATGAGTACAGTGTTACCACCGCCAACTTCTTG GTTGAGACTCTCAAGTGTGCGTTGTCTCTTCTTGCGTTGACAAGAATATGGAAGAACGAAGGTGTTACTGACGATAATAGGTTAAGCACAACGTATGACGAAGTTAAAGTGTTTCCCATTCCTGCTGCTTTGTATCTTTTCAAGAATCTCTTAcag TACTATATTTTTGCATACGTTGACGCTCCAGGCTATCAGATATTGAAGAACCTGAACATCATAAGTACTGGTGTCTTGTACAGAATTATTCTGAAGAAAAA GTTGAGCGAGATTCAgtgggcgggcttcatcctatTGTGTTGTGGCTGCACCACTGCTCAGTTGAATTCAAA TTCTGATCGTGTACTTCAGACATCTCTTCCCGGCTGGATTATGGCAATT GTTATGGCTCTTTTAAGTGGTTTCGCTGGAGTGTACACAGAG GCTATAATAAAAAAGAGGCCATCAAGGAATATAAATGTACAGAACTTCTGGCTATACGTCTTTGGGATGGCTTTCAATGCTGTTGCTATTGTCATCCAAGATTTCGATGCCGTTGCTAATAA agGATTCTTCCATGGTTACTCATTTATCACAGTACTCATGATTCTCAACCATGCTCTCAG TGGTATTGCTGTGTCAATGGTGATGAAATATGCAGACAATATTGTAaag GTTTATTCGACTTCAGTGGCAATGCTTCTCACCGCGGTTGTCTCTGTATTCCTATTCAATTTTCATCTTTCACTAGCTTTCTTCCTTGGTTCAAC GGTCGTCTCTGTTTCAGTATATTTGCATTCAGCTGGGAAGCTACGATGA